Proteins from a genomic interval of Psychrobacter fulvigenes:
- a CDS encoding ammonium transporter, protein MQSQIFELQYALDTFYFLVCGALVMWMAAGFTMLEAGLVRSKNTVEILTKNISLFATACTMYMICGYAIMYDGNLFLSGIAGGETLVNDALIASASNGFDGDSVYSAASDFFFQVVFVATCMSIVSGAVAERMKLWAFLLFAVVMTGFIYPLEGSWTWGEKDVLGLFSLSEMGFSDFAGSGIVHMAGAAAALSGVLLLGARKGKYGLNGEIRAIPGANLPLAALGTLILWMGWFGFNGGSVLKLGDIASANSVAMVFVNTNAAAAGGAIGALLLARAIFGKADLTMLLNGALAGLVAITAEPSTPSVLQATLFGICAGAIVVVSILALDRIKIDDPVGAISVHGVAGLFGLLIVPITNSSASFIGQVVGAVTIFAWVFITSAIVWAIIKAVIGLRISEEHEYEGADIAECGMEAYPEFTH, encoded by the coding sequence ATGCAAAGTCAGATTTTTGAGCTACAATACGCACTCGACACGTTTTATTTTTTGGTATGTGGAGCACTGGTCATGTGGATGGCCGCTGGCTTTACAATGTTAGAAGCTGGCTTGGTTCGATCAAAAAATACAGTTGAGATTCTCACTAAGAATATCTCACTATTCGCCACCGCTTGTACCATGTACATGATATGCGGTTATGCCATTATGTATGATGGCAACCTCTTTCTAAGCGGTATAGCAGGTGGTGAGACCTTGGTAAATGATGCCTTGATAGCGTCAGCTAGTAACGGCTTTGATGGGGATTCGGTCTACTCTGCAGCGTCTGACTTCTTCTTCCAAGTGGTCTTCGTCGCTACCTGTATGTCAATTGTCTCAGGGGCTGTTGCTGAGCGCATGAAACTCTGGGCTTTTTTGCTATTTGCCGTTGTAATGACCGGCTTTATCTATCCTTTAGAAGGCAGCTGGACTTGGGGTGAAAAGGACGTCTTGGGCTTGTTTAGCTTAAGCGAAATGGGGTTTTCTGATTTTGCTGGATCTGGTATCGTCCATATGGCAGGGGCTGCTGCTGCACTATCAGGTGTATTGCTTTTAGGCGCACGTAAAGGCAAGTATGGTCTTAACGGTGAGATTCGTGCGATTCCAGGAGCGAATCTACCACTAGCCGCACTTGGTACGCTTATTTTATGGATGGGCTGGTTCGGCTTTAATGGTGGTTCGGTTCTTAAACTGGGGGATATTGCCAGCGCCAACTCAGTCGCTATGGTATTCGTAAACACCAATGCTGCTGCAGCAGGTGGCGCCATTGGTGCTTTACTGCTAGCACGTGCTATCTTCGGCAAAGCAGACTTAACCATGCTCTTAAATGGTGCATTGGCAGGTCTGGTCGCGATTACCGCAGAGCCTTCGACCCCGTCAGTGTTGCAAGCGACACTTTTCGGAATATGCGCTGGCGCCATCGTCGTTGTATCCATCTTGGCTTTAGATAGAATCAAAATCGACGATCCAGTTGGTGCTATTTCGGTACACGGAGTTGCCGGTCTCTTTGGTCTGTTAATTGTACCTATTACTAATTCCTCAGCCAGCTTCATCGGTCAAGTCGTAGGTGCAGTCACTATCTTTGCTTGGGTATTTATTACCAGCGCCATTGTGTGGGCGATTATTAAAGCAGTGATTGGTTTGCGTATATCTGAAGAGCATGAATACGAAGGTGCTGATATAGCAGAGTGCGGAATGGAGGCTTATCCTGAATTCACCCATTAA
- a CDS encoding DUF2147 domain-containing protein, translated as MKLFTKSMLAVAGISMATMAFAADPLANTTWQTFDDGKPKGVVKITESNGVLTGKLISTVSEKGKKHVGMTVISGLKADGGGKYSGGNITDPEKNKTYRMTASLEGNTLNLKGYLGPFSRSQTWKKK; from the coding sequence ATGAAACTATTTACAAAATCTATGTTAGCAGTTGCTGGTATCAGCATGGCCACTATGGCATTCGCTGCTGATCCGTTAGCCAATACTACTTGGCAGACCTTTGATGACGGCAAGCCTAAGGGTGTGGTCAAAATCACTGAATCGAATGGTGTATTGACCGGTAAGCTCATCAGCACTGTCTCAGAGAAAGGCAAAAAGCACGTTGGCATGACAGTTATTTCTGGTCTAAAAGCTGACGGTGGCGGTAAGTATAGCGGTGGTAATATCACTGATCCTGAGAAAAACAAAACCTATCGTATGACCGCAAGTTTGGAAGGTAATACCCTCAATCTAAAAGGTTACCTAGGCCCATTCTCACGTAGCCAAACGTGGAAAAAGAAGTAA
- a CDS encoding DNA/RNA non-specific endonuclease translates to MTIVTVMLGILSMSSVYADDFTQCNQSFYAGIYPEFVNNKLNTNTHPLCFDGFAVMYSGVSRTPLWSAEHLTRKRLQQAKTIDREDSFHEESRLPTSARAKLSDYSGSGYDRGHLAPNGDMANRSQQYDSFSLANIAPQSPRNNRYIWRNIESATRYLTQQYGEVYTVTGVAFTNKKTKQLAGRVLVPSHFFKAVYIPAINQAGVYYAPNDESERIEVISIDALAAETGIDVLPVLDQQTKAEALDLPLKAGEDIDESDSSGEEPIWLLFVWAILEWLMEQLQARNA, encoded by the coding sequence ATGACAATAGTAACGGTCATGTTGGGTATATTAAGCATGTCATCGGTGTATGCTGATGACTTTACTCAGTGCAACCAGTCTTTTTATGCTGGGATATATCCTGAATTCGTCAATAATAAGCTCAATACCAATACTCATCCGCTGTGTTTTGATGGTTTTGCTGTCATGTACTCTGGTGTCTCACGTACACCGCTCTGGTCAGCAGAGCACTTGACCCGCAAGCGTTTACAGCAAGCTAAGACTATCGACCGTGAGGACAGCTTTCATGAAGAGAGCCGCCTACCAACCTCAGCACGCGCCAAACTATCAGATTATTCAGGCTCTGGCTATGATCGCGGGCACTTAGCGCCGAATGGTGACATGGCCAATCGTAGCCAGCAGTATGACAGTTTTAGTTTGGCCAATATTGCGCCGCAGTCTCCGCGTAACAATCGCTATATTTGGCGTAATATTGAGTCTGCAACGCGCTACCTTACTCAGCAATATGGTGAAGTGTATACGGTAACAGGGGTTGCCTTTACCAATAAAAAAACCAAGCAGCTAGCAGGACGTGTACTGGTACCCAGTCATTTTTTTAAGGCAGTTTATATACCAGCGATTAATCAAGCAGGTGTGTATTACGCGCCAAATGATGAGTCTGAGCGCATAGAAGTTATTAGCATCGACGCGTTAGCCGCCGAGACTGGTATTGACGTTTTGCCTGTGCTGGATCAGCAAACCAAGGCAGAAGCTTTAGATCTACCCTTAAAAGCAGGTGAGGATATAGACGAGTCAGACTCTTCAGGTGAGGAGCCTATATGGCTATTGTTTGTCTGGGCCATACTTGAATGGCTAATGGAGCAACTGCAAGCTAGAAACGCATAG
- a CDS encoding tyrosine-type recombinase/integrase, with the protein MLSDSKIRKLKPSEKCTPSRPDKYSDQYGLQLLVRSTGTKTWISAYRFDNKQTRMTLGTYPIMSLSEARQANTEIKALLADGIDPKNKKRQDKLANIHAQKFNDYALEWLAERQRNVKPRTYQQDYNRMHKDVLPHFEGIVLKDVSFEDCRSMADEIEKRVNKDGEPPREVTRRTIDLVANVLRRAKRERIIDQNPIDDLKALYPKAKSQHMKHVDIHELPALLQAIEGYHGHDQTRLGMKFLAYSFCRTIELRMMKWAHIDFANRLWRVDIDNLKIARKHVVPLSDQMLAVLEEMKGITGQYEYVFYHTGMHQPYSEEFINNALDILGYAGKQTGHGFRHIASTNLNELGYMGDAIEKQMAHDKKSSIRAVYNHAQHLEERRKIMQVWADFLDLLRDTGEVVDFQTARQQIEKSLNERTQSSLSDMDSDALIKALIDKGLSAEDIQQLTSPK; encoded by the coding sequence ATGCTAAGCGATAGTAAGATCCGCAAGCTTAAACCAAGTGAAAAATGCACGCCTTCGCGTCCTGACAAATACAGCGATCAGTATGGCCTACAGCTTTTGGTACGCAGTACGGGCACAAAAACATGGATAAGCGCTTATCGCTTTGATAACAAGCAGACGCGTATGACGCTTGGCACCTACCCCATTATGTCATTGTCTGAAGCAAGACAGGCCAACACTGAGATAAAGGCTCTGCTAGCTGACGGTATCGATCCAAAAAATAAAAAGCGTCAAGACAAACTTGCTAATATCCACGCGCAGAAATTTAATGACTACGCCTTAGAATGGCTCGCTGAGCGCCAGCGTAACGTCAAGCCTCGTACTTATCAGCAAGACTATAACCGTATGCATAAAGACGTGTTGCCACACTTTGAAGGCATCGTACTAAAAGATGTGAGCTTTGAAGATTGCCGATCAATGGCAGATGAGATCGAAAAGCGTGTGAACAAAGACGGTGAGCCGCCACGTGAGGTGACCAGACGCACTATCGATCTGGTGGCTAATGTTTTAAGACGTGCCAAACGCGAACGCATCATTGACCAAAACCCAATCGATGATCTAAAAGCACTCTACCCTAAAGCCAAAAGTCAGCACATGAAGCATGTGGATATCCATGAGCTGCCTGCCCTACTCCAAGCTATCGAGGGCTATCATGGTCATGATCAAACCCGCTTAGGTATGAAATTTTTAGCCTATTCATTTTGTCGTACTATTGAGCTACGTATGATGAAATGGGCACATATCGATTTCGCTAACCGCTTATGGCGTGTTGACATCGATAATCTTAAGATCGCGCGTAAACACGTCGTACCGCTGTCAGATCAGATGCTCGCAGTACTAGAAGAGATGAAAGGTATCACAGGGCAGTATGAATATGTGTTTTACCATACAGGTATGCATCAGCCCTATAGTGAGGAATTCATTAATAATGCACTAGATATACTAGGATATGCTGGTAAACAAACTGGACATGGCTTCCGTCATATCGCATCTACCAACCTCAATGAGCTTGGCTATATGGGTGACGCCATTGAGAAGCAAATGGCGCATGATAAAAAAAGCAGCATACGTGCGGTTTATAACCACGCGCAGCATTTAGAGGAGCGCCGTAAGATCATGCAGGTCTGGGCAGACTTTTTAGACCTACTCAGAGACACAGGCGAGGTTGTAGACTTTCAGACAGCGCGGCAGCAGATTGAGAAATCACTTAACGAGCGGACTCAATCATCACTATCAGATATGGATAGCGATGCTTTAATAAAAGCGCTAATAGACAAGGGCCTAAGCGCTGAAGATATACAGCAATTAACTAGTCCAAAGTAG